A stretch of Gemmatimonadota bacterium DNA encodes these proteins:
- a CDS encoding MATE family efflux transporter, producing MPDHTADSPKPADNEVPPSQVLRHVWAIAWPVVVASLIDATEGLVDIYFVGFLGPAAISAIGMSRQIVFIVMVMAISITGGTRTLVAQYYGAGRHGDVSRTGQQAILMGTYLALGLAAVSIVLTRPALVLLGAPEEVITHGMLFLRLYFAGMVFMILNYVMSAIFGGVGDTRTPLKISVIVIIVKCVTSYAFIFGAWVVPALGVAGAAVGMIISRLAGCVIGLAILVRGHGQVRLSRNWRIKPDWTIMSRMLDIGLPSGASGFFRNGARVLLYRVISGVSRPTAAIAALTVGFQIRLFAIMPALAFSVAATSLVGQRLGGRQVRSAGQYGGQTILLCMIVIGAGSFLIWIFAQGIAAVFTTDETVLGISSVMLRFFAIAQVFSALSIVASGVLAGGGETRPSLYYTLFSQWGIMLVFSYVLAFPLGLDVTGIWIAWLAAAVLQGLLTLRRFFKGTWKRAVV from the coding sequence ATGCCCGACCATACCGCCGATTCCCCGAAACCGGCTGACAACGAGGTCCCGCCTTCCCAGGTCCTCCGTCACGTCTGGGCCATTGCCTGGCCCGTCGTTGTCGCTTCGCTGATCGACGCCACAGAAGGTCTCGTAGACATCTACTTCGTGGGATTCCTGGGTCCCGCGGCGATCTCCGCCATCGGAATGAGCCGGCAGATCGTGTTCATCGTCATGGTCATGGCCATTTCGATCACCGGGGGGACGCGGACGCTGGTGGCCCAGTACTACGGGGCGGGCAGGCACGGCGACGTGAGCCGGACCGGCCAGCAGGCGATCCTGATGGGCACCTACCTGGCCCTGGGTCTTGCCGCCGTCAGTATCGTGCTCACGCGGCCCGCGCTGGTCCTGCTCGGCGCCCCGGAAGAGGTCATTACCCACGGCATGCTCTTCCTGAGGCTCTACTTCGCCGGCATGGTCTTCATGATTCTCAACTACGTGATGAGCGCCATCTTCGGCGGCGTGGGCGACACCCGCACGCCGCTGAAGATCTCCGTAATCGTCATCATCGTGAAATGCGTGACCTCCTACGCGTTTATCTTCGGCGCCTGGGTAGTGCCCGCGCTGGGCGTCGCCGGCGCGGCCGTGGGCATGATCATCTCCCGGCTGGCGGGATGTGTCATCGGGCTGGCGATCCTGGTCCGGGGCCACGGCCAGGTGCGTCTCTCGAGGAACTGGCGCATCAAACCGGACTGGACCATCATGTCCCGCATGCTCGACATCGGCCTGCCCTCCGGCGCGTCCGGCTTCTTCCGCAACGGCGCGCGCGTGCTCCTGTACCGCGTCATATCGGGCGTAAGCCGTCCCACGGCCGCCATAGCGGCGCTGACCGTGGGTTTCCAGATACGTCTCTTCGCGATTATGCCCGCCCTGGCCTTCTCGGTCGCGGCGACCTCCCTGGTGGGGCAGCGGCTGGGTGGCCGGCAGGTCCGGTCGGCCGGGCAGTACGGCGGGCAGACGATCCTGCTCTGCATGATCGTGATCGGGGCCGGCTCGTTCTTGATCTGGATTTTCGCCCAGGGGATCGCGGCCGTATTCACGACGGACGAGACGGTCCTGGGCATCAGTTCGGTCATGCTGCGCTTCTTCGCCATCGCCCAGGTCTTTTCCGCGCTGTCCATCGTGGCCAGCGGCGTGCTGGCCGGCGGCGGCGAGACCCGTCCATCGCTGTACTACACGCTCTTCTCCCAGTGGGGCATCATGCTCGTGTTCTCCTACGTCCTCGCCTTCCCGCTTGGACTGGACGTTACAGGCATCTGGATCGCCTGGCTCGCCGCGGCGGTGCTGCAGGGCCTGCTCACGCTCAGGCGCTTCTTCAAGGGGACCTGGAAAAGGGCAGTGGTCTGA
- a CDS encoding Gfo/Idh/MocA family oxidoreductase yields the protein MSNQPIRVGVVGVGRGKSFAQSASGAVGMELVALCDIWEERLHELAGELSVAAYTDYDAFLAHDMDAVVLANYFHEHAPFAVKALRAGKHVMSETACNGTLAEGVALCRAVEASGRIYMLAENYPYTVFNQEMHRLYREGEIGEVTYAEGEYNHPMSRDASLRISPGFDHWRAWIPSTYYCTHALAPLVYITDTRPVGVNALAIARPERTLTLRRGDPGSVILCRMDNGAVFRLFGLGLPGHSNWYRLHGERGAMEITRGPGYFGPGEVRVWHEPWHLEPGQEAERVYKPDWPEHGDLARKAGHGGGDFWTSFHFARAIRSGVQPFLDVYRGVAMSSVGILAWRSALEDGRPFDVPDFRDETARKPWENDHWSPWPKHAGPGQPPPSILGRREPDPEHVPYALRLWKDMGYEG from the coding sequence ATGAGCAACCAACCGATCCGCGTCGGCGTGGTCGGCGTGGGACGCGGGAAGAGTTTCGCACAGAGCGCGTCCGGCGCCGTGGGCATGGAACTCGTCGCGCTGTGCGATATCTGGGAGGAGCGGTTGCACGAGTTGGCCGGCGAACTTTCCGTCGCCGCGTACACCGATTACGACGCATTCCTCGCCCATGACATGGACGCCGTGGTCCTGGCCAACTACTTCCACGAACACGCGCCGTTTGCCGTAAAGGCCCTTCGGGCGGGCAAGCACGTCATGAGCGAGACCGCCTGCAACGGCACGCTGGCGGAGGGCGTCGCCCTCTGTCGAGCCGTGGAGGCGTCCGGCCGGATCTACATGCTGGCCGAGAATTACCCCTACACCGTGTTCAACCAGGAAATGCACAGGCTCTACCGCGAGGGAGAGATCGGCGAAGTCACTTACGCCGAGGGAGAATACAACCACCCCATGTCCCGGGACGCGAGCCTGCGCATTTCACCGGGATTCGACCACTGGCGGGCGTGGATCCCCTCCACCTACTACTGCACCCACGCCCTCGCGCCCCTGGTATATATCACCGACACGCGGCCGGTCGGCGTGAACGCCCTGGCCATCGCCCGGCCCGAGCGCACCCTCACCCTCAGGAGGGGAGATCCCGGGTCCGTCATCCTCTGCCGCATGGACAACGGCGCGGTCTTCCGGCTCTTCGGACTCGGCCTGCCCGGCCACAGCAACTGGTACCGCCTGCACGGAGAGCGCGGCGCCATGGAGATCACCCGGGGACCGGGGTACTTCGGACCGGGAGAGGTGCGGGTGTGGCATGAGCCGTGGCACCTGGAACCCGGCCAGGAAGCGGAGCGGGTCTACAAGCCGGACTGGCCGGAGCACGGCGATCTCGCCCGCAAGGCCGGCCACGGCGGCGGCGACTTCTGGACCAGTTTCCATTTCGCCCGGGCCATCCGTTCGGGCGTACAGCCATTCCTGGACGTGTACCGCGGCGTGGCCATGTCGTCGGTGGGCATCCTGGCCTGGAGGAGCGCGCTGGAGGACGGCCGTCCCTTCGACGTGCCCGATTTCAGGGACGAGACCGCCCGGAAACCCTGGGAAAACGACCACTGGTCGCCCTGGCCGAAACATGCCGGACCGGGCCAGCCTCCGCCCAGCATTCTGGGCCGTCGCGAGCCGGATCCGGAGCACGTCCCGTACGCCCTGCGCCTATGGAAGGATATGGGTTACGAAGGGTAA
- a CDS encoding ABC transporter substrate-binding protein — MGWNVSCRRRTGKAIQPVPDVTQVVDGAIDKKRDDSEIGTQYIYMVTDSKPATGHGHTRRNAPRCAGGMKMHGMRGSIFSWGPWLSIVLMISFLLSCGSEDPVSPEPPEPPEPVDQPALKIGLLIDLSAGGSEHGVLMRRGFEMAIEHVNEVGVLGEPVEGVVADTELDAETAVSEAMDLIEDKGVHGIVGAWASSSTLAVVDEVVADAGIPMISPASSSPMLTTAMDNDFLFRTTLSDLDQGPVLAKITLESGYGNVGMIYRDDVWGRGIADAFEHAWEGKLIRVAADPEKTTLVAELRESKGVLEDTQALIVLAFQPQQETIVREALDLGLYDVFVFGPTGRSLDLIRSIGPEHLAGMIGTSPGSAQDTPSALAWDNGYNSLYGSNPPPFPYVKQTYDATVALALAAQAAGRLEGAAIRDQLRTIGRPPGELVIAEAGSIANGLRVLADGGTINYEGAAMPLDWDENGDLATGFVAVWQFTQTGTIEVIRVVPFDH, encoded by the coding sequence ATGGGATGGAATGTATCCTGCCGGCGGCGAACCGGCAAGGCAATTCAGCCGGTGCCCGATGTCACCCAAGTTGTTGATGGCGCAATAGATAAGAAAAGGGATGACAGCGAAATCGGTACGCAGTATATCTACATGGTCACGGATTCGAAACCCGCAACTGGACATGGACATACCCGACGGAATGCGCCGCGATGCGCGGGAGGCATGAAGATGCATGGAATGCGAGGATCGATTTTCTCCTGGGGACCCTGGCTGTCGATTGTCCTGATGATCTCCTTTCTGTTATCGTGCGGCAGCGAGGATCCGGTATCGCCCGAGCCGCCGGAACCGCCTGAGCCGGTCGATCAACCCGCGCTGAAAATCGGGCTGTTGATCGATCTGTCGGCAGGAGGTTCGGAACACGGCGTCCTCATGCGGCGGGGATTCGAAATGGCGATCGAACATGTCAACGAGGTGGGTGTGCTCGGGGAACCGGTCGAAGGCGTGGTGGCCGATACGGAGTTGGACGCCGAAACCGCGGTATCCGAGGCAATGGACCTTATCGAGGACAAAGGGGTCCACGGGATCGTGGGCGCCTGGGCGAGTTCCTCGACGCTTGCCGTCGTGGACGAAGTGGTCGCGGATGCCGGCATTCCAATGATCTCTCCGGCCTCTTCTTCTCCCATGCTCACGACCGCCATGGATAACGATTTCCTGTTTCGCACCACGCTGTCCGATCTCGACCAGGGGCCGGTCCTCGCGAAGATCACGCTGGAATCGGGATACGGCAACGTGGGCATGATCTACCGGGACGACGTCTGGGGCCGGGGTATCGCGGACGCATTCGAGCATGCCTGGGAGGGCAAGCTCATCCGGGTCGCGGCGGATCCCGAAAAGACGACCCTCGTGGCGGAGCTCAGAGAAAGCAAGGGCGTCCTTGAAGACACGCAGGCACTGATCGTCCTTGCCTTTCAACCCCAGCAGGAAACCATCGTGCGCGAAGCGCTGGATCTCGGCCTCTACGATGTGTTTGTCTTCGGTCCCACCGGACGCAGCCTGGACCTGATCCGGTCAATCGGTCCCGAGCACCTCGCCGGAATGATCGGCACTTCGCCCGGCTCCGCGCAGGACACGCCCTCGGCGCTTGCCTGGGATAACGGGTACAACAGCCTCTACGGCAGCAACCCTCCGCCTTTCCCCTACGTGAAACAGACCTATGACGCAACCGTGGCGCTGGCCCTGGCGGCCCAGGCGGCGGGCAGGCTGGAAGGAGCGGCCATCCGGGACCAGCTGCGAACGATCGGAAGGCCGCCCGGCGAACTCGTGATTGCCGAGGCGGGCAGCATCGCGAACGGGTTGCGCGTCCTGGCCGACGGCGGCACAATCAACTACGAAGGCGCGGCCATGCCTCTGGACTGGGACGAGAACGGCGATCTTGCCACGGGTTTCGTCGCGGTCTGGCAATTCACCCAGACCGGGACCATCGAAGTCATCCGGGTCGTTCCCTTCGACCATTGA
- a CDS encoding HAD-IA family hydrolase: MGRRSGSAMFYDTVIFDAAGTLFGRDSPDFFEEFFVVAAGELGAAITLEQVKAALSKAMEEPRFHKRDGRMSTPEQTRRYFVDLYAHVFDTAGIEGDLVPGLQQYYDRFQDGRYLEVYGDVRPTLEKLKDRGVRLGVLSNWSEHLSLVLKRHDLDRYFSFLVVSAVAGCEKPDERIFRMAIDRAEAPVDRILYIGDYPEEDILPAERVGLDALLIDRYEKYGRYRLPSIRQLTDVPGLLGIA, encoded by the coding sequence ATGGGGCGAAGGTCTGGATCCGCCATGTTCTACGACACCGTGATCTTCGACGCGGCGGGTACGCTGTTCGGCCGGGATTCCCCCGATTTCTTCGAGGAGTTCTTCGTCGTCGCGGCCGGTGAACTCGGCGCCGCGATCACGCTCGAACAGGTAAAGGCGGCGCTTTCAAAGGCCATGGAGGAACCCCGGTTCCACAAGCGCGACGGCCGCATGAGCACGCCGGAGCAGACGCGGCGGTACTTTGTCGATCTCTACGCCCACGTCTTCGATACGGCGGGTATCGAGGGCGACCTGGTGCCCGGGTTGCAGCAGTACTACGACCGGTTTCAGGACGGCAGGTATCTCGAGGTGTACGGCGACGTCCGGCCCACGCTGGAAAAACTGAAGGACCGCGGCGTGCGCCTCGGCGTGCTTTCGAACTGGTCGGAACACCTCTCCCTCGTGCTCAAGCGGCATGACCTGGACCGGTACTTCTCCTTTCTCGTGGTTTCCGCCGTAGCGGGTTGCGAAAAGCCCGACGAGCGGATCTTCCGCATGGCCATAGATCGCGCGGAAGCACCGGTCGACCGGATTCTCTACATCGGGGACTATCCGGAGGAGGACATCCTGCCTGCCGAACGCGTCGGCCTGGACGCCCTGCTCATCGACCGGTACGAGAAGTACGGCCGCTATCGCCTGCCCTCCATCCGGCAGCTGACGGACGTCCCCGGGCTGCTGGGCATAGCATGA
- a CDS encoding ribulose-phosphate 3-epimerase: MIQIAPSILSADFTRLADEVRTVERAGADRIHIDVMDGRFVPNISMGPFIVEAIDSLTELPLEAHLMIEEPDRYIDAFMEAGADVIIVHQENTAHLHRVVQSVRERGKQAGVALNPATPAQVLDGIIDDLDLVLVMSVNPGFSGQRFIPSVLPKIREIRKTLADREIACDLEVDGGVNADTAPTAASAGANVLVAATAVFKHPDGAAEGIRTLRGRD; encoded by the coding sequence ATGATCCAGATCGCTCCATCCATCCTGTCGGCGGATTTCACCCGCCTGGCCGATGAGGTCCGTACCGTGGAGCGCGCGGGCGCGGACCGGATCCATATCGACGTCATGGACGGACGGTTCGTCCCGAACATCTCCATGGGCCCCTTCATCGTCGAGGCCATCGACTCGCTGACGGAACTGCCCCTGGAAGCCCACCTGATGATCGAGGAACCGGACCGGTACATCGACGCCTTCATGGAAGCCGGAGCCGACGTGATCATCGTGCACCAGGAGAATACGGCCCACCTGCACCGCGTGGTGCAGTCCGTACGGGAGCGGGGCAAACAGGCCGGCGTGGCCCTGAACCCGGCGACACCCGCCCAGGTTCTCGACGGGATCATCGACGATCTCGACCTCGTCCTGGTCATGTCCGTCAACCCGGGTTTCTCAGGCCAGCGGTTCATCCCATCCGTCCTCCCGAAGATCCGCGAGATCCGAAAGACCCTGGCGGACCGGGAGATCGCGTGCGACCTGGAGGTGGACGGCGGCGTGAATGCCGATACCGCGCCGACCGCCGCGTCCGCGGGCGCGAACGTCCTGGTGGCCGCCACGGCCGTGTTCAAGCATCCGGACGGCGCCGCCGAAGGCATCCGAACGCTGCGCGGCCGGGACTGA